From the genome of Melitaea cinxia chromosome 12, ilMelCinx1.1, whole genome shotgun sequence, one region includes:
- the LOC123658629 gene encoding cholinesterase 1-like: MVWIHGGGFVGGSGNEESAGPEYLLKKDVILVTLNYRLDALGFLSLDTEDIPGNAGMKDQVAALRWVKKNIKNFGGDPDNITLFGGSAGAACVSYHLVSPMSKGLFNRAITQSGTMTSWFPKTFRAKDRALLLAKELGCTSEDEQEIAKCLREQPAENLLKRQIPISYWQASKEAQNVFYGIVSETQFGDNERFFYGDPFEVLRNGIHEGLSVISGYVPDDGILWLAADVEYEKVFEQANHFLEFFVPEPYTVNLPLVTQMDIGEKFRNFYLHNKTASKETLDDLVKFFGMELFIYGAISQQKIIAKGNENKAYLYKFTCKSELNLVVHFYGLGHLFEHRTVVGHGDDGAYIFSNFKVDNMQPSTIKMIDQVTTLWTNFAKYGDPTPDDSLGVKWLPYTIENEDYLDIGEDLVPATHPEKEELEFWESNFKEFLPEFVP, from the exons ATGGTTTGGATACATGGAGGTGGTTTTGTTGGCGGCAGTGGAAATGAAGAATCAGCCGGACccgaatatttattaaaaaaagacgttATTTTGGTTACATTAAACTACAGACTCGATGCCTTAGGTTTTCTCTCTCTGGACACAGAAGATATACCTGGTAATGCTGGAATGAAAGACCAAGTGGCAGCGTTAAGATgggtcaaaaaaaatataaaaaattttggtGGTGATCCTGATAACATAACTTTATTCGGTGGGAGCGCTGGAGCTGCATGCGTCTCTTATCACTTAGTATCTCCTATGAGCAAAGGTTTATTCAATAGGGCGATTACGCAAAGTGGCACTATGACATCGTGGTTTCCGAAAACGTTTAGAGCTAAGGACAGAGCTTTATTACTTGCCAAAGAATTGGGATGTACTTCAGAAGACGAACAAGAAATTGCTAAATGCCTCAGAGAGCAGCCGGCTGAAAACCTTCTTAAAAGACAAATACCTATATCATATTGGCAGGCTTCAAAGGAAGCGCAAAATGTATTCTACGGTATCGTTTCAGAAACACAGTTTGGAGATAATGAAAGATTTTTCTACGGAGATCCGTTTGAAGTCCTCCGGAACGGAATTCATGAGGGACTTTCGGTTATAAGCGGTTACGTACCCGATGACGGAATACTATGGCTTGCAGCAGATGTTGAATATGAAAAAGTATTTGAGCAAGCTAATCATTTCTTAGAATTTTTCGTGCCTGAACCGTACACTGTCAATCTTCCATTGGTAACCCAAATGGATATAGGGGAAAagtttagaaatttttatttacataacaaaaCAGCTTCAAAGGAGACTTTAGATGATCTGGTTAAGTTCTTTGGTAtggaattatttatatatggagCAATAAGTCAACAGAAAATCATTGCTAAGGGAAATGAAAATAAggcgtatttatataaatttacttgtAAATCAGAATTAAATTTAGTTGTACACTTTTATGGATTAGGACATCTTTTCGAGCACAGAACAGTAGTAGGTCATGGTGACGATGGagcttatattttttcaaactttAAAGTGGATAATATGCAGCCAAGTACAATTAAAATGATTGACCAAGTAACAACACTGTGGACAAACTTTGCCAAATACGG TGATCCAACACCTGATGATAGTTTAGGTGTAAAATGGCTTCCGTACACGATAGAAAATGAAGACTATTTAGATATTGGCGAGGATCTAGTTCCTGCGACACACCCAGAAAAAGAAGAGCTGGAATTTTGGGAGAGTAACTTTAAGGAATTTTTACCAGAATTTGTTCCATAA
- the LOC123658630 gene encoding bile salt-activated lipase-like produces the protein MFTNETNLPTGSEDCLYLNVYSPNIVPSTPYPVMVFNYGGGFVSGSGDDHAYGPQFLVRKNVVVVTLNYRLEILGFLSLETDAIPGNAGMKDQVAALRWIKENIRKFGGDPDNITIFGESAGGVSVSFHLVSPMSKGLFKRAITQSGTLTSWWPNTFGARDRALLLAKQLRCNSTDDKELYEFFKAQPKENLVNKRISVSYQQSTKDTLDVSFGIVSEKEFGNKERFFYGHPFDVLRQGIHEGLEVMNGYTEDEGILYFATGVDADRVFEQANHFLEFFVPDTYTLNIPLNTQMEIGRRFKDFYMKDKTASKETLDDLLKYFNMELFVYGTISQSKIIANNKNKNYLYKFTCKSEINLFTFFTGLDQLFNYRSVVAHSDDLGYIFPIANVDMNSTIFKMIKQVATLWTNFAKYGDPTPDDSLDVKWMPFTVENQDYLDIGENLVPGTHPEKEEVEFWERNFREFLPEYAP, from the exons ATGTTCACAAATGAAACTAACCTGCCCACCGGAAGTGAAGACTGTTTGTACCTCAATGTGTATAGTCCAAACATTGTGCCGTCAACACCCTACCCTGTTATGGTATTTAATTATGGTGGTGGCTTCGTGAGCGGCAGTGGCGATGATCATGCATACGGACCACAATTTTTGGTAAGAAAAAATGTAGTCGTTGTTACCCTTAACTACAGACTTGAAATCTTGGGTTTTCTCTCTCTGGAAACAGATGCTATCCCAGGTAATGCTGGAATGAAAGATCAAGTGGCAGCATTAAGATGgataaaagaaaacattagAAAGTTTGGTGGTGATCCTGATAATATTACGATATTTGGGGAGAGTGCTGGTGGAGTAAGTGTCTCATTCCACTTAGTATCACCCATGAGCAAAGGTCTCTTCAAACGAGCTATCACACAAAGTGGTACGCTAACCTCGTGGTGGCCAAACACGTTTGGAGCACGAGACCGAGCTTTGCTACTCGCTAAACAACTCAGATGTAACTCAACAGACGACAAGGAACTTTATGAGTTCTTTAAAGCGCAACCGAAGGAAAATCTTGTTAATAAAAGAATATCGGTTTCATATCAGCAATCCACAAAAGACACTCTGGATGTTTCCTTTGGTATTGTTTCAGAAAAAGAATTTGGCAATAAAGAAAGATTCTTTTATGGACATCCATTCGATGTACTTAGACAAGGTATACACGAAGGACTGGAAGTAATGAATGGTTACACAGAGGACGAAGGAATACTGTATTTTGCGACGGGTGTTGACGCAGACAGAGTATTTGAACAGGCTAATCACTTCTTAGAATTCTTCGTTCCCGATACATACACCTTAAATATTCCTCTAAATACACAAATGGAAATAGGTAGAAGATTCAAAGATTTTTATATGAAGGACAAGACTGCGTCCAAGGAAACTTTggatgatttattaaaatattttaacatggAACTGTTTGTATATGGAACAATTAGTCAAAGCAAAATAATTgcaaataataagaataaaaattatttgtacaaattcacTTGTAAATCTGAGATCAATTTGTTTACGTTCTTCACAGGATTAgatcaactttttaattatagatCCGTTGTGGCTCATAGTGATGATCTCGGTTACATATTCCCAATAGCAAATGTTGATATGAATTcaactatatttaaaatgattaaacaGGTAGCAACCCTATGGACGAACTTTGCGAAATAcgg TGATCCGACGCCTGATGACAGCTTGGACGTCAAGTGGATGCCGTTTACAGTTGAAAATCAAGACTACTTGGATATTGGCGAGAATTTAGTTCCTGGGACACATCCGGAGAAAGAAGAGGTGGAATTTTGGGAGAGAAATTTCAGGGAATTTTTGCCGGAATATgctccataa
- the LOC123658407 gene encoding juvenile hormone esterase-like, with product MELCLTLSLLVSRLIQVQVNEGILQGQVVSNPYGCPFYSFKGIPYAEPPIGDLRFKAPQPKTPWEGVRNATEHSSHCFYYESFTDVPGPPTGSEDCLYLNVYSPNITPSQPFPVMIFIHGGGFANGNGDEDEYGPQFLVRKDVILVTINYRLEVLGYLSLDTEDIPGNAGMKDQVAALRWVKENIRKFGGDPDNITIFGESAGGASVSFHLVSPMSKGLFKRAITQSGTLTSWWPNTFGARDRALLLAKQLGCNSTDDKEIYEFFKAQPKENLVNIKIALSYWQYGKEAPYVYFGVVPEKQFGNNERFFYGHPYEVLKKGIHEGVEVMNGYTEDEAILYFSMGINATRVFDQANHFLQFFVPEPYITDVPLKTQMEIGRKFKKFYLKNKIASKKTLDDLLKYLNMETFVYGTISQEKIIAKNKKNKSYLYKFTCKSDVNMFIEYTGLRELFSYRPVVAHSDDLGYTFPFKDVDMNSTTFKMIEQVTTLWTNFAKYGDPTPDDSLGVKWLPYTMEKQDYLEIGENLVPGRYPDKDDIEFWENNFKEFLPEYVP from the exons ATGGAATTGTGTTTGACACTATCTCTTTTGGTATCAAGATTAATTCAAGTACAAGTAAACGAAGGTATCTTACAAGGACAAGTTGTTAGTAATCCATATGGATGTCCCTTCTACAGCTTTAAAGGTATCCCTTATGCTGAACCACCAATCGGAGATCTAAGATTTaag GCCCCTCAACCGAAGACACCATGGGAGGGAGTACGCAATGCCACGGAGCATTCATCGCACTGCTTTTATTACGAATCCTTTACTGATGTACCCGGCCCACCAACTGGAAGTGAAGATTGCTTGTATCTCAACGTGTATAGCCCAAACATTACCCCGTCGCAACCATTCCCGGTCATGATTTTCATTCATGGAGGTGGATTCGCCAATGGCAATGGTGATGAAGATGAATACGGACCCCAATTTTTGGTCAGAAAAGATGTAATCCTCGTGACTATAAACTACAGATTAGAAGTCTTGGGTTATCTCTCTTTAGACACAGAAGATATACCAGGCAATGCTGGAATGAAAGATCAAGTGGCAGCATTGAGATGGGTAAAAgaaaacattagaaaatttGGTGGTGATCCTGATAATATTACGATATTTGGTGAGAGCGCTGGTGGAGCAAGTGTATCATTCCACTTAGTATCACCCATGAGCAAAGGTCTCTTCAAACGAGCTATCACACAAAGTGGTACGCTAACCTCGTGGTGGCCAAACACGTTTGGAGCACGAGACCGAGCTTTGCTACTCGCTAAACAACTCGGATGTAACTCAACAGACGACAAGGAAATTTATGAGTTCTTTAAAGCGCAACCCAAGGAAAAtcttgttaatataaaaatagcattATCTTATTGGCAGTATGGTAAAGAGGCACCATACGTTTACTTTGGCGTTGTTCCAGAAAAACAGTTTGGTAATAACGAAAGGTTCTTCTATGGACATCCATACGAGGTACTCAAGAAAGGCATACACGAGGGAGTTGAGGTCATGAATGGTTATACAGAGGATGAAGCAATACTATATTTCTCGATGGGTATTAATGCTACTAGAGTTTTTGATCAGGCCAATCActtcttacaattttttgttcCTGAACCATACATAACCGACGTTCCGCTGAAAACACAAATGGAGATaggtagaaaatttaaaaaattttatttgaagaaCAAAATTGCTTCCAAGAAGACTTTGGATGATTTactaaagtatttaaatatggAAACTTTTGTATATGGAACAATAAGTCAAGAGAAAATTATTGCTAAAAATAAGAAgaataaaagttatttgtacaaattcacGTGCAAATCTGACGTGAACATGTTTATAGAATATACAGGGCTACGAGAGCTTTTCAGCTATAGACCTGTAGTGGCTCATAGTGACGATCTCGGTTATACGTTTCCCTTTAAGGATGTTGATATGAATTCGACTACATTTAAAATGATTGAACAGGTGACAACCCTGTGGACAAACTTTGCAAAATACGG tgaTCCAACGCCTGATGATAGCTTGGGTGTCAAGTGGCTACCGTACACAATGGAAAAACAAGACTACTTGGAAATTGGTGAGAATTTAGTTCCTGGAAGGTATCCAGATAAAGATGACATTGAGTTTTGGGAGAACAACTTCAAAGAGTTTTTGCCAGAATACGTTCCCTGA